The following proteins come from a genomic window of Mustela lutreola isolate mMusLut2 chromosome 6, mMusLut2.pri, whole genome shotgun sequence:
- the LOC131834139 gene encoding cytochrome c encodes MGDVEKGKKIFVQKCAQCHTVEKGGKHKTGPNLHGLFGRKTGQAPGFSYTDANKNKGITWGEETLMEYLENPKKYIPGTKMIFAGIKKTGERADLIAYLKKATKE; translated from the coding sequence ATGGGTGATGTTGAGAAGGGCAAGAAGATTTTTGTTCAGAAGTGTGCCCAGTGCCATACCGTGGAAAAGGGAGGCAAGCACAAGACTGGGCCAAATCTCCATGGTTTATTTGGCCGAAAGACCGGTCAGGCCCCTGGATTTTCTTACACGGATGCCAACAAAAATAAAGGCATCACCTGGGGAGAGGAGACACTGATGGAGTATTTGGAGAATCCCAAGAAGTACATCCCTGGGACAAAAATGATCTTTGCTGGCATTAAGAAGACAGGGGAAAGAGCAGACTTGATAGCTTATCTCAAAAAAGCTACTAAGGAGTAA